GGCATGGGATTCCAGGAGATGCAGGGGCCACACGTCGACGCCGACTTCTTCATCAACGACTGCCTGTTCATGCCCCAGGACCACCCGGCGCGCAACCACTGGGACCGGTTCGCCCTCGAAGAACCCGCCCAGATGGACCGGGAGAACCTCCCGCCGGACCTGGTGGATCGGGTCGAGGCCGCCCACCGCGACGGCGTCGGCCCCGACGGCGAGGGGTACCACTCCCCCTGGGACGAGGACTTCGCCCGCGCGCTCGCGCTCCGGGGCCACACGACGAACCTCTCGGTGCGCCACCTCGCCGGCCTCGCCGAGGGCGACCTCGAACCGCCCCAGCGATACTTCTCCATCGAGAAGGCCTACCGCAACGACACGCTCGACTCGACGCACCTGCTGGAGTTCTTCCAGATCGAGGGGTGGGTCATGGCCGAGGATCTCTCGGTGCGGGACCTGATGGGCACGTTCACCGAGTTCTACGAGCAGTTCGGCATCACCGACGTCCAGTTCAAACCCCACTACAACCCCTACACCGAGCCGAGCTTCGAACTGTTCGGCCGCCACCCTGAAACTGGGGAGCTCATCGAGATCGGGAACTCGGGTATCTTCCGCCCGGAGATGCTCGAACCGCTCGGCGTCGAGGCCGACGTGATGGCCTGGGGGCTGGCGCTCGAACGCCTGTTCATGCTCGCGACCGGCGCCGAAGACATCCGCGACGTGCACGGCACGCTCGTGGATCTCGACTTCCTGCGCAACGAGGAGGTGGTGTACTGATGCCAACAGTCGAAATCGACCCCGACGAACTCCGCGAGTTGACCGGCCACGACGAGAAGAGCGACGACGAACTCCGCGAGGACATGTTCGCCCTCGGCCTCGAGTACGAGGGCGAGACCGACGACGGCGAGTTCGAACTCGAGTTCGCGCCCGACCGACTGGACCGCCTCTCGGTCGAGGGCGTCGCCCGCTCGCTACGCTACCAGTACGGCGACGACCGTGGCGTCTACGTCCCGACGACCAACGACGCCGACTGGACCATCGAGGTCGATTCGGACGTGCCCGACGAGCGCCCGTACGTCACCGGCGCCGTCGTCCGCGGACTGGACATGGACGAGGCCGCCCTCGAGTCGCTCATCCAGCTCCAGGAGAAGCTCCACGCGACGATGGGCCGCCAGCGGGCCAAAGGCGCTATCGGTGTCCACGATCTGACCATGCTGAAAGGTCAGGTCGGCGCCCGCGGCGGCGAGGACACCCCCGAAGAGGAGGACGACCCCCGGACCGAAGTCGCCCCCTCCGGCGGCAAGTCCGTCCGCTACACCGGTATCGGCCGCCGAGGCGACCGATTCGTCCCTCTGGAGGAGAACCACGAGATGACCCCCCAGGAGGTGCTGATGGCTCACCACACCGCCAACAAGTTCGCCGACCTGGTCGACGACTACGAGTCGATGCCGGCCATCTACGACGACGTCGGGATGTTCTCGTTCCCGCCGATCATCAACGGCAAGCGCACGGAGGTCACCACCGACTCCCGCGATCTGTTCGTCGAGATGACCGGCACCGACCAGTGGACGATCGACCACATGCTCAACATCGTCTGCTACGCGCTCGATGCCCGCGGCGGTCGCGTCGAGGAAGTCGCGGTCGAATATACGGACGACGCCAGCGGCGACTACGCCGGCAACACGCTCGTCCGCCCGAACTTCGACACCAGGACCAAGACCGTCGACCACCCCGCCATCGAGTCGATGCTCGGCGTCGATCTGGACGGCGAGGAGGTCGTCGACCTGATGCAGCGGGCCGGCCTCGACGCGGAGGCCGAGGACTACGATGCTGGCGAGGACGCCCTCGCCTACGAGGTCGAGATCCCGCCCTACCGCGTCGACGTGCTCCACCCCGTCGACGTGATCGACGACGTGGGCCGAGCCTTCGGGTTCAACGAACTCGACCCGAAGTATCCCGACGTGTCGACCGTCGGCGGCCGTCACGAGCGTTCCCGACTGGAACGGGCCACCCGCGAGACGCTCGTCGGCCTCGGCTTCGAGGACCTGCTGAACTTCCACCTCGTCAGTGAGGAGGCCAACTACGACCGTATCGGGATCGAGCGCGGCAGCGCCGCGCTGGGCGGCGGCGAGCCCGCCGTCATCGGCGAACCGTACAGCGAGGACTACGAGATCGTCCGCACCTGGGCGCTGCCCTCGGTCATGCTCGTCCTGGAGAACAACACTCACCGCGCGTACCCTCAGCACCTCTCGGAGGTCGGCCTCGCCATCGAGCAGGACGAGACCCAGCCGACGCTGGTCGACGAGCGCCACACCGTCGCGGCCGCCGTCGCCGACCACGACGCATCCTACGAGGACGCCAAGGCTTCCTTGCAGGCGCTGTGTCGCGCCTTCGACGTCGACCTGGCCACCCCGCCGACCGACCACCCGACGTTCATCTCCGGGCGCACCGCCGACGTGATCATCGACGGCCGGAAGGCCGGTGTCATCGGCGAAGTTCACCCCAAGGTGCTCGTCGAGTACGACCTGGAAGTGCCCGTCGCCGCCTTCGAGTTCGACCTGGACGCGCTACGGTAGCACCGCGAGCGAACAGTGCGAGGCGCGAGGTTACCGAGCGCCTCGGTGTGAACGGGGAACGAAGTGACCCGTGAACTGAGCGAGCGTCTTTTTGCCCCATCTTTTTGCGGTGAGCAGTGCCCGCAGCCCGGCGTCGCCGGGCGAGGACACCCGAACCGGAAAAAGGTGGTCGCAGTACGACCTGGAAGTGCCCGTCGCCGCCTTCGAGTTCGACCTGGACGCGCTACGAAACGACTGAACGCGGATCCGCCCCCTCTCACGGGCCGCTTTCGGTGGTCCCCACTGCGGTCGGCAGTCACTCCGAGCCGGCCGACCCCGACTCGTCGAGCCGGCGCTCGTACTTCGCCAGCGAGGTCTCCAGAGCGTCCTCGGCGTCGATGTCCAGCGCGTCGGCGGTCGCCAGCAGCGCGAAGACGGCGTCGCCGAGTTCGTCTTCGCTGACCGTCAGCTCCTCCGGGGCGGCGCCGTACTCACTGGACGTGGCGGCGTCGCCGGCGATCTCGCCCACCTCGGCGGCCAGATCCAGCACCCGGTAGGCCGGGTCGGCGCCCATGTCGTGTTCGTCGACGAACGCGGCGACGCGGTCCTGTGCGTCCATGGGTCGAGATCGCCCCGTCCAAACAAAACGGTTCGGCGGCGAGTGCAGCGGTACGACCGTCCCGTCGGTCGCCGGTCACGACCGTCTCACCGAACGACGGTCACGGTCACGGGCGCTTCGCCGACGACGGTCGTCGCGACGGTGCCGAGGAGTCGGCGGCCGATATCGGAGCGGTCGCCGCCGTGACCGCCCATGACGACGTGGTCGACGCCGAGGTCGTCGACGGTCGCCAGGATTGTCTCGGCGGGGTCGCCCGTCTCGACGACGGGCTCGACGGTCCGGTCGGCCTCGGCGGCGGCCTCGCGAGCGCGCTCGACGAGCCGCTCGGCGCGCTCGCGGGCCTCGGCCTGCCGCTCGTCGCCGGGTTCGAGAACGCCGCCCTCGGTCATCGAGGCGTCGAGCGGCGTGACGACGTTCAGGACGGTGACGCGGCAGTCGAACGTCTCCAGCGCGTGGGCGAGCGCGTCGTCCGCGAGTGGAGACCCGTCCAGCGGAACGAGCACGTGCGATGGGGCCATACCCGGAGAGAGCAGGCCACGACACAAGTATCTACGGCGCCGCGTGCGGCGGGGACTCACCCGTCGGAGCGCCCGACGGACTCGCCGCCGCCGTCGAACTCTTGACCGTCGGCCACCGATCGCGACCCATGCAAGCCGCAGCGTTCACCGACCTCGTCGGCCCCGAAGGCGTAGGCGTGGTCGACCGCCCCGACCCCGAGCCCGACCGAGACGAGGCCGTCGTCGACGTCGAAGCCTGCTCGATCAACCGCCACGACCTGTGGATCCTGGAAGGCGACTCCGCGATGGTCGACGCCGACGACCTCCCGTTCGTCTCCGGGCTCGACGTGGCCGGGACCGTCCGCGAGGTGGGTCCCGACGTATCGACCGTCGAACCGGGCGACCGCGTCGTCCTCTGCCCCAACGAGACGTGCGGGCGGTGTCGATTCTGTCGTGAAGGCCCCGAAAACCTCTGTGAGAACTTCTCGCTGTATCACGGCGGGCTGGCCGAGCGAGCGCGCGTGAGCGCCGACCGACTCGTCGCCCTCCCCGACGGTATCGACGCGACGACCGCCGCCGCGCTCCCGACGGCGTACGTGACCGCCTACCGGATGCTCCAGCGCGCCGACGTGGAGGCGAGCGACCGCGTGTTCGTCCCCGGCGCGACCGGCGGCGTCGGCGTCGCCACCGTTCAACTGTGCGACGCCCTCGGCCTCGAATCCGTCGGGACCTCCCGCTCGGCCGCGAAACTCGACCGCGTTCGCGCGGTCGGCCTCGACCGAGGGATCGAATCGGGCGACGTCGACGAGATCGAGGCGGCGATCGACGAACCGGTCGACGCCGTACTCAACCACCTCGGCGGCGCGTACTCGAAGGTGGGCCAGTCGGTGCTGCGCCGCGGCGGGACCATGGTCGTCTGCGGACGTACGGCCGGCGGAACGTCCGAATTCGACGTGGCCGATCTGTTTCTGGCCCACAAGCGGATCGTCGGCTCGACGATGGGCACCCAGCCCGACCTACAGCGGCTGGTCGAACTCGTCGCCGACGAGGCGTTCTCGCCCGTGATCGACGAGACCTACCCGCTCGCCGAGACCGGCGCAGCGTTCGCCGCGATGCAAGAACGGGAGAGCGTCGGGAAGCTAGTGGTCGAGCCGTAGCGGCGGAGAAACTCGACGCTCGTCGACGAAGTGTCAGAAAACATAGTCCTGGGAGGATTCGAACCTCCGTCGTAGCCCCCAGAAGGCTACATGATTGGCCACTACACCACAGGACTTCACTCAGTTATACTGCGGTCCCGTATTTCAGTGTTGCGGACTCGTACGCGCCGTGTTACCGTGTTTCAGTCGCTTTCGCTCCGCCGTTTTCCTCGACGGTCGGAGGGGCGAAGTGCTCCCGTCGGTGGCAGTTCGCACAGAGAACGACACAGCGGTCGACTTCCGTTCGGACTTCGCTCTCCTCGGCGCCGTCGGAGATCAGTTGTCCCACCGATCCCGACTTCTCGTCGGGGTCCGAGTGATGGAACTGGAGACACACCGGGTCCGTCTCGGAGCAGCGGCGACAGCCGCGCTCGGCCCGACGCTCGTGGGACCACCGGCGCAGGCGCTCTCGTTTCGTCCGCGGTCCGTCCGCGCGGCCGACGACCGCCGGCCGCCGGTCGTGTCGTCTCCGATGGCAGTTGGCGCAGACCACGTCGCACTTCTCGAATTCTCTCCGGAGCGCCTCGCGGCCGTGGCCGTGCGTGATCAGGTCGGTAACGGCCATCTCCTTCTCGGCGCTGTCCCGGTGGTGGAAATCCAGACAGGCCGGGTCTGACTCGCCGCAGTCGACACACCCCCGTTCGCGCTTCCGGTCGTTGACCCACGCGCGAAGCCTCGCCCGCCGACGCAACGTCCGCTCGGTATTGTGCTCCGCGTTCCGATAGTGCCAGCGCTGATCCTGCGAGAGGTCTTCCCACGACATCTCGTCGGGGAGTTCGACTCCCTCGGGTTTCGGAGCGACCCGAGACCCGCGCGACGTGCTCGTCGACAACCCCGCCCGCTCTTTCGCGTCGTTCCACCCGCCGACGACTCGCAGAATCGTCGACGCCGCCGGCGTCAGTCCCAGTTCCTCGTACTGCGCCTTCGACGGTGACTCCCCCAGTCGTCGTGCGGCCTCCCGCAGCGACTCGATACACTCGGACTCCGTCGTCGCCATGGACACGGCGACTTGCCTCCGCTCTGTGTCAAAAAGTCTCGGACCACCCCGACCGACGCACTCGCTCGTACACCGGTCGGCGCCGATTCGACGTGCGGCACCCTCGGACCGCTCAGATCTCGTCGGCGGTCGGGTAGTCGGTGCCGAACACGTCCTCGACGACGGCGTCGTCGTCGGTCTCGGATTGGGTGTCTTCGTCGCCTTCCCCTTCCTCGGCGGGACTGACGCTCCCCGTCCGGTAGCCGTCGAGGTCCAGCGTCACGTGGTCGAAGCCGAGTTCGCCGATGTACTGGCGGGCGGCGCGGACGAACTCGGGGTCCAGCGCGTCTTCGAGTTCGTCCTCACCGACCTCGATGCGGGCGATACCGTCGTGGTCGCGGACGCGAAACTGCTCGAAGCCCCAAGTCCGCAGGACGGTCTCGGCCTGTTCGATGCGCCCGAGACGCTCCTCGGTGACCTCCAGACCGGTCGGGATCCGCGAGGAGAGACAGGCCATCGAGGGCTTGTCCGCCACCGAGAGGCCGTAGTCGTCGGCGATCTCACGGACCTCCGACTTGGCGATGTCGTGTTTCAGCAGGGGGGAGTAGGCGTCGAGTTCGTCGACGGCCTGCAGGCCGGGGCGGTGGCCCTCACCGGGGTCGGAGGCGTTGGTGCCGTCACAGACCACGTCGATGCCGAGCTCCTCGGCGTGGTCGAACATCGCGCCCAGCCGCATGGTGCGACAGTGATAGCAGCGGTCGTCGCCGTTCTCGACGAACGCCTGGCTGTCGAGTTCGGAGAACTCGACGACCTCGTGGCGGATACCGATCTCGTCGGCGACGCGGCGGGCGTCGTCGAGTTCGGCGTCGGGGAGCGTCTCGCTTTTGGCCGTGCAGGCGACGGCGTCGTCGCCGAGCGCGTCGTGGGCGATGGCGGCGACGGCGCTGGAGTCCACACCACCGGAGAAGGCGACGAGGACGCCGTCGCGGTCGGCCAGGTCGGCGCGCGCGGCGGCGAGCTTGTCGGCGACCGAAGTGCTCATCGCAGGCGATTCGGTGTGAACGGGCAAAAGCCCGTTGTTCGCCGTCGCCGCCGGCGAGTGCTTGCCTCGGCCCTTTCGGCGCGGCGGTCGACGGTCAGATATGAGGGTTCGTTCACGCGGTCGAACGCCGCGTCGGTGGGTCGAACTCGGGGCAGAGACGCGGTCGACGAGCCCGCAGCGGTCGGACAGTCGAGGCCCCGAGCCCACGGTGCATTATGAGTGACGCCGACGCGTCGGGGTCCACCGACGCCGGCGGGGGCGGCCTCCGTCACTGGTTGTTCCTGGACGGGAACCGCCTGCTGATAACGGCGCTGGTCAGTGTGGGCGTGTTCGCGGTCGTCCGCGTCGCCGTCGCCGCCGGCGTCCTCGCGGTCGGCCCGAGCGGCAACGTGCCGACGGTGTTCGGGAGCGGCATCACCGCCGGGGTGTTCACGCTCGTCACGCTGACGCTGACGGTCAACCAGCTCGTCTCCTCGCAGGTGTTCGGCAAGCCCGACTCGCTGCGACAGCGCTACGAGAAGGGCGCACAGTTGCGCGACCGCGTCGCGGCGCTGAGCGACCGGCCGGCGACCCCGGTCGACACCGCCGACTTCGTCGCGGTCGTCGGCGAGGCGCTGGACGAGCGCGCCGATTCGCTGCGCGGCTCACGGCTGGGGACGGCGAGCGCCGACGCCGACGGGGACCCGTCGTCGCTCGCGAGCGACCTCGACGACTTCGCCGACGAGATCACGCGCGTCTCCGGGGAGATGGAACCGGTCGAAGCGATCTCGGCGACCGCCGGGTCGGACTACGCTCGCCTCCGACGGCGCATCCGGGTCGTGACCGCGGACGCGGAACTCACCGAGTCCGTCGCCGACGACCTCGACGCGGTCGAGGAGCTGCTGGGCCACCTCTCGGTCGCTCGGCAGTACTTCAAGACGCTCACGCTCCACCAAGAACTGGCGAAACTCTCGCGGGAGATTATCTACCTGAGCGTCCCCTGTCTGCTCGTCGCGGTCGCCGTCCCGCTGCTGTATCGCTCGAACGGGGCGACGCTGTCGGCAGCGGCGCTGCCGTGGGCGGTCAGCACCGCGGTCGCGGTCGTGCTCGCGCCGCTGGTCCTGCTCGTGGTCCGGCTCCTGCGCGTCTCGACGGTGATGCGCTACACGATCTCGGCCGCCCCCTTCGCGCCGCCGGAGGACTGGCCCTGGAACGAGTGAGTCGGTGGTCCCCGTCACGGTCCCGTCACAGGCGCGGGATTTTTCTCCGCCGGTGGTAATGTGGCGGGTAGATGGACATCGAGACGATCCCCGGGGTCGGCGAGAAGACGGCCGCGGCGCTGTCGGAACTCGACGACCCCGAGCGGGCGCTGCGCGACGGGGACGTGGCCGCGCTCGCCCGCGCGCCGGGCATCAGCGACGGCCGCGCCGCCCGCATCGCCCGCGCAGCCATCCGCCGCGAACACGGCGATCCGGGCGGGTTCGCCGCCACGCCGCGCGCCCAGGAGATCTACCGCGACGCCCTCGATCTGGTCGCCGACCACGCCGTCACTCGCTACGCCGAACGCCGCCTGGAGACGTTCTACCCCTCACCCTCCGGTTCACGCGTCGAGGAGGCCCGCGAGTTCGCCGCCCGAGCGATGGATCGCGAGCCCGACGACGAGATCCGCGGCGCGCTGGCCGGCGTCGAACCGCTGGAATCGCCGCCGAGCGTCCGCGTGCGGGACCGCTGTCTCGCCACGACCGACGCCGAGACCTACGCCCGCGCCCAGGAGGCGCTGCCCGAGGTCAGCGTCGAGATCGTCGACGACGCCCGCGGCCTGGCCGATCTGGCTCGCGGCTACGCCACCGTCGTCGCGCTCGACGACGCCTTCACCGGCGTCGAGGTCGACGGCGACGTGCGCGTCGAGCCCGACGCGCTGGAGGACCCCGCGACCGTCGTCCCCGAGCGCACGCTGGCCTTCTTCGCCCACAACCGCAACCGCCTCCGCGCTGCCGTCGAGGTCCACCGCGTCGCCGGTCTGGATCCGCCCTGCGACCTGGACGAACTCGCCGACGCGCTGGCCCGCATCGACGACGACGGCAAC
This DNA window, taken from Halosimplex litoreum, encodes the following:
- the pheS gene encoding phenylalanine--tRNA ligase subunit alpha; protein product: MKLPETQVAVLEAASADDPTPVERIAEETGEQAQAVAGAAFELEEQGLLAVTERTEADLVLTQEGEQYAFEGLPEHSLWVGALSGGADEEPMELGKAIGPAGLQGEQVDIALSNFARKGMGTIDSGTITVDPEFDPDSDSESDLLKRLQDEAVDPDEVDEELVAALERRGLVEVEESTVREVALTDEGVTAMMEGVDVAETVGQVTPELLTSGEWEEVEFAEYNVQADAETVHGGKPHALREMSERVKDVLVGMGFQEMQGPHVDADFFINDCLFMPQDHPARNHWDRFALEEPAQMDRENLPPDLVDRVEAAHRDGVGPDGEGYHSPWDEDFARALALRGHTTNLSVRHLAGLAEGDLEPPQRYFSIEKAYRNDTLDSTHLLEFFQIEGWVMAEDLSVRDLMGTFTEFYEQFGITDVQFKPHYNPYTEPSFELFGRHPETGELIEIGNSGIFRPEMLEPLGVEADVMAWGLALERLFMLATGAEDIRDVHGTLVDLDFLRNEEVVY
- a CDS encoding phenylalanine--tRNA ligase beta subunit-related protein, which encodes MPTVEIDPDELRELTGHDEKSDDELREDMFALGLEYEGETDDGEFELEFAPDRLDRLSVEGVARSLRYQYGDDRGVYVPTTNDADWTIEVDSDVPDERPYVTGAVVRGLDMDEAALESLIQLQEKLHATMGRQRAKGAIGVHDLTMLKGQVGARGGEDTPEEEDDPRTEVAPSGGKSVRYTGIGRRGDRFVPLEENHEMTPQEVLMAHHTANKFADLVDDYESMPAIYDDVGMFSFPPIINGKRTEVTTDSRDLFVEMTGTDQWTIDHMLNIVCYALDARGGRVEEVAVEYTDDASGDYAGNTLVRPNFDTRTKTVDHPAIESMLGVDLDGEEVVDLMQRAGLDAEAEDYDAGEDALAYEVEIPPYRVDVLHPVDVIDDVGRAFGFNELDPKYPDVSTVGGRHERSRLERATRETLVGLGFEDLLNFHLVSEEANYDRIGIERGSAALGGGEPAVIGEPYSEDYEIVRTWALPSVMLVLENNTHRAYPQHLSEVGLAIEQDETQPTLVDERHTVAAAVADHDASYEDAKASLQALCRAFDVDLATPPTDHPTFISGRTADVIIDGRKAGVIGEVHPKVLVEYDLEVPVAAFEFDLDALR
- a CDS encoding MazG nucleotide pyrophosphohydrolase domain-containing protein, with the translated sequence MDAQDRVAAFVDEHDMGADPAYRVLDLAAEVGEIAGDAATSSEYGAAPEELTVSEDELGDAVFALLATADALDIDAEDALETSLAKYERRLDESGSAGSE
- a CDS encoding universal stress protein, with protein sequence MAPSHVLVPLDGSPLADDALAHALETFDCRVTVLNVVTPLDASMTEGGVLEPGDERQAEARERAERLVERAREAAAEADRTVEPVVETGDPAETILATVDDLGVDHVVMGGHGGDRSDIGRRLLGTVATTVVGEAPVTVTVVR
- a CDS encoding alcohol dehydrogenase catalytic domain-containing protein; this translates as MQAAAFTDLVGPEGVGVVDRPDPEPDRDEAVVDVEACSINRHDLWILEGDSAMVDADDLPFVSGLDVAGTVREVGPDVSTVEPGDRVVLCPNETCGRCRFCREGPENLCENFSLYHGGLAERARVSADRLVALPDGIDATTAAALPTAYVTAYRMLQRADVEASDRVFVPGATGGVGVATVQLCDALGLESVGTSRSAAKLDRVRAVGLDRGIESGDVDEIEAAIDEPVDAVLNHLGGAYSKVGQSVLRRGGTMVVCGRTAGGTSEFDVADLFLAHKRIVGSTMGTQPDLQRLVELVADEAFSPVIDETYPLAETGAAFAAMQERESVGKLVVEP
- a CDS encoding homing endonuclease associated repeat-containing protein; this encodes MATTESECIESLREAARRLGESPSKAQYEELGLTPAASTILRVVGGWNDAKERAGLSTSTSRGSRVAPKPEGVELPDEMSWEDLSQDQRWHYRNAEHNTERTLRRRARLRAWVNDRKRERGCVDCGESDPACLDFHHRDSAEKEMAVTDLITHGHGREALRREFEKCDVVCANCHRRRHDRRPAVVGRADGPRTKRERLRRWSHERRAERGCRRCSETDPVCLQFHHSDPDEKSGSVGQLISDGAEESEVRTEVDRCVVLCANCHRREHFAPPTVEENGGAKATETR
- the larE gene encoding ATP-dependent sacrificial sulfur transferase LarE gives rise to the protein MSTSVADKLAAARADLADRDGVLVAFSGGVDSSAVAAIAHDALGDDAVACTAKSETLPDAELDDARRVADEIGIRHEVVEFSELDSQAFVENGDDRCYHCRTMRLGAMFDHAEELGIDVVCDGTNASDPGEGHRPGLQAVDELDAYSPLLKHDIAKSEVREIADDYGLSVADKPSMACLSSRIPTGLEVTEERLGRIEQAETVLRTWGFEQFRVRDHDGIARIEVGEDELEDALDPEFVRAARQYIGELGFDHVTLDLDGYRTGSVSPAEEGEGDEDTQSETDDDAVVEDVFGTDYPTADEI